A genomic stretch from Suncus etruscus isolate mSunEtr1 chromosome 17, mSunEtr1.pri.cur, whole genome shotgun sequence includes:
- the SLC2A11 gene encoding solute carrier family 2, facilitated glucose transporter member 11 — translation MRGPLHSCSSLDLDLACHHPLSLLNAGCSMVDPLGLSATPPCDLERSDSPNCRGPGVSEEDLPTSAPQDFPKASHTQGRVLLLTICAAGIGGTFQFGYNLSIINAPTLPIQEFINGTWKARTGQPLPEHMVLLVWSIIVSLYPLGGFFGALFAGPLAVILGRKKSLLANNGLAMAAAVLFGFSRRAGSFEMIILGRLLMGISAGVSMNIQPMYLGESAPKELRGAAAMTSAIFASLGVMMGQVVGLRELLGGPQAWPLLLASCSVPGVLQMASLPLLPESPRYLLIDRGDTAACLAALQRLRGSEDVAAELEELQEERMACHSLRARRPWELFADPSLRRQVLSLVVLSSSMALCGNDTVYAYASSVFREAGIPEDRIQYAIVGTGSCELFTSCVSCVVIERVGRRVLLIGGYSLMACWGGVFTVALYLQSTAPGMSYLAMCCIFAFILSFGIGPAGVTGILATELFDQMARPAAYMVSGALLWLMLFLVGLVFPFIMEGLSQFIYVPFICVCVGAALYTGFFLPETKGKTFLEISEDLQKLNSSDQQWRSPQWRTPKIIESTEL, via the exons ATGCGCGGGCCACTGCATAGCTGCAGTTCACTGGACCTGGACCTCGCCTGTCACCACCCTCTGTCCCTACTAAATGCTGGCTGCAGCATGGTGGACCCTCTGGGCCTCTCCGCGACGCCTCCCTGTGATCTGGAGAGATCTGACTCCCCAAACTGCCGTGGCCCAGGTGTTTCAGAGGAGGATCTGCCAACCAGCGCACCCCAAGACTTCCCCAAGGCCTCACAT ACTCAGGGCCGGGTCTTGCTCCTGACGATCTGTGCAGCAGGCATTGGGGGGACTTTTCAGTTTGGCTACAATCTCTCCATCATCAATGCCCCGACCTTG CCCATTCAGGAATTCATCAATGGCACGTGGAAGGCACGCACAGGCCAGCCCCTGCCTGAGCACATGGTCCTGTTGGTGTGGTCCATCATTGTGTCTCTGtaccccctggggggcttctttGGAGCACTGTTTGCTGGACCTCTGGCCGTCATACTGGGAAG GAAGAAGTCCCTGCTGGCGAATAATGGCCTGGCGATGGCAGCAGCAGTCCTGTTTGGCTTCAGCCGCAGAGCAGGCTCCtttgaaatgatcattctggggAGATTGCTTATGGGGATCAGTGCAG GTGTGAGCATGAACATACAGCCTATGTACCTGGGGGAGAGCGCCCCCAAGGAGCTTCGTGGAGCAGCAGCCATGACCTCTGCAATCTTTGCTTCTCTGGGTGTGATGATGGGCCAGGTGGTGGGGCTCAG GGAGCTCCTAGGTGGCCCACAGGCCTGGCCCTTGCTTCTGGCCAGCTGCTCGGTGCCTGGTGTGCTGCAGATGGCTTCTCTGCCCCTGCTCCCGGAGAGTCCGCGCTACCTCCTCATTGATCGTGGGGACACTGCGGCCTGCCTGGCAG CATTGCAGCGGCTGCGGGGCTCAGAGGACGTGGCAGCTGAGCTGGAGGAGCTGCAGGAGGAGCGCATGGCCTGCCACAGCCTGCGTGCCAGGCGCCCTTGGGAGCTGTTCGCAGACCCCTCGCTGCGGAGGCAGGTGCTAAGCCTGGTGGTGCTGAGCAGCTCCATGGCACTCTGCGGGAATGACACG GTGTATGCCTATGCCTCCTCTGTGTTCCGGGAGGCAGGCATCCCTGAGGACAGGATCCAGTATGCCATCGTGGGCACCGGGAGCTGTGAGCTGTTCACGTCTTGTGTCAGT TGTGTGGTCATTGAGAGGGTGGGCCGCAGAGTGCTGCTGATCGGGGGCTACAGCCTGATGGCCTGCTGGGGTGGTGTCTTCACAGTGGCCCTGTACCTGCAG AGCACAGCCCCTGGCATGTCATACCTAGCTATGTGCTGCATCTTTGCCTTCATCCTCAGCTTTGGCATTGGCCCAG CCGGAGTGACGGGGATCTTGGCTACGGAGCTGTTTGACCAGATGGCACGGCCTGCTGCCTACATGGTCTCCGGGGCGCTCCTGTGGCTTATGCTCTTCCTGGTGGGGCTGGTCTTCCCCTTTATCATG GAAGGCTTGTCCCAGTTCATCTACGTGCCTTTCATCTGTGTCTGTGTTGGTGCCGCCCTCTACACTGGCTTCTTCCTACCTGAGACCAAAggcaaaaccttcctggaaattTCTGAGGACTTACAGAAGCTCAATTCCTCCGACCAGCAGTGGAGGAGTCCCCAGTGGAGGACCCCCAAGATCATTGAGTCCACAGAGCTCTAG